One genomic region from Streptomyces venezuelae encodes:
- a CDS encoding AfsR/SARP family transcriptional regulator — protein sequence MGRGDGPRVPVQRAPEASAGADAGAGTGSERRTSTGTGAGTSPGTGARHHDATGTENTAGTGGELRFGVLGPVRAWRGGEALPAGSPQQRALLAALLLRGGRTATASELIDALWGEEPPSQALAAVRTYASRLRKALGPKVLVSESGGYALRTKDLDLLTAQDLAAGAEKLRASGDRAGARAKLAEALALWDGEVLASVPGPYAETQRTRLEEWRLTLLETRLDIDLEVGAHAEAVSELTALTAAHPLRERLRELLMLALYRGGRQAEALAVYADTRRLLADELGVDPTPELSRLQQRILQGDAELALPVEEAAPAAAPPARPAQLPATVPDFTGRASFVRELGARLATAEGHVMAVSALAGIGGVGKTTLAVHVAHEARPHFPDGQLYVDLQGAGHRAAAPETVLGSFLRALGTPDSAIPDSLDDRAALYRSTLDGRRVLVLLDNARDAAQIRPLLPGTAGCAALVTSRIRMVDLAGAHLVDLDVMSPEEALQLFTRIVGEERVQSERESALDVVAACGFLPLAIRIAASRLAARRTWTVSVLAAKLADERRRLDELQAGDLAVKATFELGYGQLEPAQARAFRLLGLADGPDISLAAAAAVLDLPLWDTEDLLEALVDTSLLESAAPGRYRYHDLVRLYARACADRDEQPPTEKEAALSRLLDFYLSTAARVYAIERPGDRLVDHLEPTAYEGLSFTDRHEAQDWLYAEANCLLATVRQSAASPATLRRAVDLLWASLDLAESGANSKEYEAVATVLRGAAGAAGDVRAEGRAALTLAYVHHHQGRFDQADREAEEVVGMARSVDDPLPTCWASNARGAIALYQTRYEDGDHHLTLAIAEFRRAGDRAGEAAALCNLSRIRLATGRQEDAARMAQQGVDMYDEMGHALRGANGRYALGLALTQSGQLAAAGERLREALAVFVDCRQRLWEGMSLFRIAEVDIAARRYGAAAACAEKALTVLRGIGGDWRRGQVLTVLGRALAGVGQSGRAQVCWQEALDIYEELSVPEASEVRALLTPQAAA from the coding sequence ATGGGCCGTGGAGACGGGCCGCGAGTTCCGGTGCAGCGGGCTCCTGAGGCGAGCGCGGGTGCCGACGCGGGCGCGGGCACGGGTTCCGAGAGAAGAACGAGTACGGGTACGGGCGCGGGTACGAGCCCTGGAACGGGCGCCCGCCACCACGACGCGACCGGCACCGAGAACACCGCCGGCACCGGCGGTGAGCTGCGCTTCGGCGTGCTCGGACCGGTCCGTGCCTGGCGTGGCGGCGAGGCCCTGCCCGCCGGCTCGCCCCAGCAGCGCGCCCTGCTCGCCGCCCTGCTCCTGCGCGGCGGGCGCACCGCCACCGCCTCCGAGCTGATCGACGCGCTCTGGGGCGAGGAACCGCCCTCGCAGGCCCTCGCGGCGGTACGGACGTACGCCTCCCGGCTCCGCAAGGCCCTCGGCCCGAAGGTCCTCGTCAGCGAGTCCGGCGGCTACGCCCTGCGCACCAAGGACCTCGACCTCCTCACCGCACAGGACCTGGCCGCCGGGGCCGAGAAGCTGCGGGCGTCCGGAGACCGGGCGGGCGCACGGGCGAAGCTCGCCGAGGCCCTCGCGCTGTGGGACGGCGAGGTGCTGGCCTCCGTACCCGGCCCGTACGCCGAGACACAGCGGACCCGCCTGGAGGAATGGCGGCTCACGCTCCTGGAGACCCGCCTCGACATCGACCTGGAGGTCGGCGCGCACGCGGAGGCCGTCTCCGAGCTGACCGCGCTCACCGCCGCGCACCCGCTGCGCGAGCGGCTCCGCGAGCTGCTGATGCTCGCCCTCTACCGGGGCGGCCGGCAGGCGGAGGCGCTCGCCGTGTACGCGGACACGCGCCGGCTCCTCGCCGACGAGCTCGGCGTCGACCCGACACCCGAACTCTCCCGGCTCCAGCAGCGCATCCTCCAGGGCGACGCCGAACTCGCCCTCCCGGTCGAGGAGGCGGCCCCGGCCGCCGCACCGCCGGCCCGCCCCGCCCAGCTCCCGGCCACGGTCCCGGACTTCACGGGCCGCGCCTCCTTCGTACGGGAGCTGGGGGCCCGGCTCGCCACCGCCGAGGGCCATGTCATGGCGGTCTCGGCGCTGGCGGGCATCGGCGGCGTCGGCAAGACGACCCTCGCGGTGCACGTGGCCCACGAGGCCCGGCCGCACTTCCCCGACGGCCAGCTGTACGTGGACCTCCAGGGCGCGGGCCATCGCGCCGCCGCCCCGGAAACCGTCCTCGGCTCCTTCCTCCGCGCGCTCGGCACACCGGACTCGGCCATCCCCGACTCCCTCGACGACCGAGCCGCGCTCTACCGCTCGACGCTCGACGGCCGCCGGGTCCTGGTCCTCCTGGACAACGCGAGGGACGCGGCCCAGATCCGCCCCCTCCTCCCGGGAACGGCCGGCTGCGCGGCCCTGGTGACGAGCCGGATCCGGATGGTCGACCTGGCGGGTGCGCACCTGGTGGACCTGGACGTGATGTCCCCGGAGGAGGCGCTCCAGCTCTTCACCCGGATCGTCGGCGAGGAACGCGTCCAGTCCGAACGTGAATCGGCGCTCGACGTGGTCGCCGCCTGCGGCTTCCTCCCCCTCGCGATCCGCATCGCGGCCTCCCGCCTGGCGGCCCGCCGCACCTGGACGGTCTCGGTCCTGGCGGCGAAGCTGGCGGACGAGCGGCGGCGCCTCGACGAGCTCCAGGCGGGCGACCTCGCGGTCAAGGCGACCTTCGAACTCGGCTACGGCCAGCTCGAACCGGCCCAGGCCCGCGCCTTCCGCCTGCTGGGCCTGGCCGACGGCCCGGACATCTCCCTCGCAGCGGCGGCAGCCGTCCTCGACCTCCCCCTCTGGGACACGGAGGACCTCCTGGAGGCCCTCGTCGACACGTCCCTCCTGGAGTCGGCGGCCCCGGGCCGCTACCGCTACCACGACCTGGTCCGCCTCTACGCGCGTGCGTGCGCGGACCGCGACGAGCAGCCCCCGACGGAGAAGGAGGCGGCGCTCTCGCGCCTCCTCGACTTCTACCTGTCGACGGCGGCGCGCGTCTACGCGATCGAGCGCCCCGGGGACCGCCTGGTGGACCACCTGGAACCGACGGCCTACGAGGGCCTGTCCTTCACGGACCGCCACGAGGCCCAGGACTGGCTCTACGCCGAGGCCAACTGCCTCCTGGCCACGGTCCGCCAGTCCGCCGCGTCCCCGGCGACCCTCCGCCGAGCGGTGGACCTCCTGTGGGCGTCCCTGGACCTCGCGGAGTCGGGCGCGAACTCGAAGGAGTACGAGGCGGTGGCGACGGTGCTGCGGGGGGCGGCGGGCGCGGCGGGGGATGTGCGGGCGGAGGGCCGTGCGGCGCTGACCCTGGCGTATGTCCACCATCACCAGGGCCGCTTCGACCAGGCCGACCGGGAGGCGGAGGAGGTCGTCGGCATGGCCCGGTCCGTCGACGACCCGCTTCCCACCTGCTGGGCCTCCAACGCCAGGGGGGCCATCGCGCTCTACCAGACCCGGTACGAGGACGGCGACCACCATCTCACCCTGGCCATAGCCGAGTTCCGCAGGGCCGGAGACCGGGCCGGCGAGGCGGCGGCGCTCTGCAACCTGTCCCGCATCCGGCTGGCGACGGGCCGGCAGGAGGACGCCGCCCGCATGGCCCAGCAAGGCGTGGACATGTACGACGAGATGGGCCACGCCCTGAGGGGCGCGAACGGACGCTACGCCCTCGGGCTCGCGCTCACCCAGAGCGGGCAGCTCGCGGCGGCGGGCGAGCGGCTCCGCGAGGCACTCGCCGTGTTCGTGGACTGCCGCCAGAGGCTGTGGGAGGGCATGAGCCTCTTCCGTATCGCGGAGGTCGACATCGCCGCCCGGCGGTACGGGGCGGCTGCCGCCTGCGCGGAGAAGGCGCTGACCGTGCTCAGGGGCATCGGCGGCGACTGGCGGCGGGGCCAGGTCCTCACGGTGCTCGGCCGGGCCCTGGCGGGCGTCGGCCAGTCGGGCCGGGCCCAGGTCTGCTGGCAGGAAGCACTCGACATCTACGAGGAGTTGTCGGTACCGGAGGCGTCCGAGGTGAGGGCCTTGCTGACCCCCCAGGCGGCCGCCTGA
- a CDS encoding response regulator transcription factor, protein MRVLVIEDEERIAASLRRGLSAVGYTVDVAHDGVTGLHLAREHRYAAVLLDIMLPGLNGYQVCSRLRAESNDVPVMMLTAKNGEYDEAEGLDTGADDYLAKPFSYVVLEARLRALLRRGGARTRTLLECDDLWLDPARRTCGRGAADISLTPKEFGVLQCLLLRPDEVVPTLDILDEVWSADFTGDPNIVHVYISAVRRKIDAPFGRATIETVRGAGYRVVGGGRG, encoded by the coding sequence ATGCGCGTACTGGTGATCGAGGACGAGGAGCGGATCGCCGCCTCGCTGCGGCGCGGCCTCTCGGCCGTCGGGTACACGGTCGACGTCGCCCACGACGGCGTGACCGGGCTCCACCTGGCCCGGGAGCACCGCTACGCGGCGGTCCTCCTCGACATCATGCTGCCCGGACTCAACGGCTACCAGGTCTGCTCGCGGCTGCGCGCCGAGTCCAACGACGTACCGGTGATGATGCTGACGGCCAAGAACGGCGAGTACGACGAGGCCGAGGGCCTCGACACCGGCGCCGACGACTACCTGGCCAAGCCCTTCTCGTACGTCGTCCTGGAGGCCCGCCTCCGCGCCCTCCTCCGCCGCGGCGGCGCCCGCACGCGCACGCTCCTGGAGTGCGACGACCTGTGGCTGGACCCGGCACGCCGGACCTGCGGCCGGGGCGCGGCCGACATCTCCCTCACCCCGAAGGAGTTCGGGGTGCTCCAGTGCCTGCTCCTGCGCCCCGACGAGGTCGTCCCGACGCTCGACATCCTCGACGAGGTGTGGTCGGCGGACTTCACGGGCGACCCGAACATCGTGCACGTCTACATCAGCGCCGTACGCCGGAAGATCGACGCGCCGTTCGGGCGGGCGACGATCGAGACGGTGCGGGGGGCGGGGTACCGGGTGGTGGGTGGCGGTCGTGGCTGA
- a CDS encoding VOC family protein has protein sequence MATDGREPGRTSGRRHALSYDTTEATSPFGLGLHHVQLSLPPGEEEVCRRFYVDVLGMTEIQKPPVLAARGGLWVRSDALEIHLGVEKDFRPARKGHPGILVADLDGLAARLTALGTEVVWDADFPGHRRFYVADCHGNRLEFLHPEA, from the coding sequence ATGGCAACCGACGGCAGGGAACCGGGCCGTACGAGCGGGCGTCGGCACGCGCTGTCCTACGACACCACGGAGGCGACCTCGCCCTTCGGGCTCGGACTGCACCATGTGCAGCTCAGCCTGCCGCCGGGCGAGGAGGAGGTGTGCCGGCGGTTCTACGTGGACGTCCTCGGCATGACCGAGATCCAGAAGCCGCCGGTCCTCGCGGCCCGCGGCGGGCTGTGGGTCCGGTCGGACGCGCTGGAGATCCACCTGGGCGTCGAGAAGGACTTCCGCCCGGCCCGCAAGGGCCACCCCGGCATCCTCGTCGCCGACCTCGACGGGCTCGCCGCGCGGCTGACGGCGCTGGGCACCGAGGTCGTCTGGGACGCCGACTTCCCGGGCCACCGCCGCTTCTACGTCGCCGACTGCCACGGCAACCGCCTCGAATTCCTCCACCCGGAGGCCTGA
- a CDS encoding matrixin family metalloprotease: MTATQAAGSLTAAAVLAAGLLLSPHAAAGAAVDPAPCIRGESETRGDSSVDGKELRWEDDSKYNDPLTWANRVWSLGLVTIAADDAGSVNDLEWRDYSKADGHGGYWQGKPGVDYIYLNAYYLDGRYKDRNSRRHIAVHELGHALGLCHKPDTWASVMWTKVPDNPPTEPTHRDEANYRKLWR; encoded by the coding sequence ATGACGGCCACGCAGGCAGCCGGCTCCCTCACGGCGGCCGCCGTCCTCGCCGCGGGCCTCCTGCTCAGCCCGCACGCCGCCGCCGGAGCGGCGGTCGACCCCGCCCCGTGCATCCGGGGCGAGTCCGAGACCCGGGGGGACTCCAGCGTGGACGGCAAGGAGCTCCGCTGGGAGGACGACAGCAAGTACAACGACCCGCTGACCTGGGCCAACCGGGTCTGGTCCCTGGGTCTCGTGACGATCGCGGCCGACGACGCCGGGAGCGTCAACGACCTGGAGTGGCGGGACTACTCGAAGGCCGACGGCCACGGGGGCTACTGGCAGGGCAAGCCCGGCGTCGACTACATCTACCTGAACGCCTACTACCTGGACGGCCGTTACAAGGACCGGAACTCCCGCCGCCACATCGCCGTCCACGAGCTCGGTCACGCCCTCGGCCTGTGCCACAAGCCGGACACCTGGGCCTCCGTGATGTGGACGAAGGTCCCCGACAACCCGCCGACGGAGCCCACCCACCGCGACGAGGCGAACTACCGGAAGTTGTGGAGATGA
- a CDS encoding DUF2079 domain-containing protein, protein MALIIEPAAERLPLKPLPTASRAVPALLASVFFVLHAVLALREHARFRSTGYDLGIFGQAVRSYAEGRAPASEIRAATAPPGFAADAYPLLGDHFHPVLALLGPLYRLAPHVGTLLVAQAALVALAVYVLARTAQHHLPERRFAALATGTACGLGWGVQQLVGFDFHEVAFAVPLLALACRAYLDGRTRAAACWAAALLLVKEDLGATTAVFGLLLARQDRRTGLALTAGSALGTVLIVYGVVPAFAPDGQYLYASQVTGAYGLLDGWHVKVLTVLLLLAVTGGLVVRSPLALLLLPTLAWRFTSANPAHWEPGLHYSAVLVPIALAALVDALRRGVRLPLSVPVAVALLLLPAQPLASLATPGFWRESPREAAAREALALVPDGVRVAASNSLAPHLTDRATVHLVADGVLGRSPAVEWVVADRTEAWPAGAVGRVLRQAVGQGWRVVRDEAGIVVLVRQRA, encoded by the coding sequence ATGGCCTTGATCATTGAGCCCGCCGCCGAGCGCCTGCCCCTGAAGCCGCTGCCCACCGCCTCCCGTGCCGTCCCCGCGCTCCTCGCCTCCGTCTTCTTCGTCCTCCATGCCGTCCTCGCGCTGCGCGAGCACGCCCGTTTCCGGAGCACCGGATACGACCTCGGGATCTTCGGGCAGGCCGTGCGCTCCTACGCGGAGGGGCGGGCGCCCGCCTCCGAGATCCGGGCCGCGACCGCTCCGCCGGGCTTCGCCGCCGACGCGTACCCGCTCCTCGGCGACCACTTCCACCCGGTCCTGGCCCTCCTCGGGCCGCTCTACCGGCTCGCCCCGCACGTCGGCACGCTCCTCGTCGCGCAGGCCGCGCTCGTCGCCCTCGCCGTGTACGTCCTCGCCCGCACCGCCCAGCACCACCTGCCGGAGCGGCGGTTCGCCGCGCTCGCGACCGGGACGGCCTGCGGGCTCGGCTGGGGGGTGCAGCAGCTCGTCGGCTTCGACTTCCACGAGGTCGCCTTCGCCGTGCCCCTGCTCGCCCTCGCCTGCCGCGCCTACCTGGACGGGCGGACCCGCGCCGCCGCGTGCTGGGCCGCCGCCCTGCTCCTCGTGAAGGAGGACCTGGGCGCGACCACCGCGGTCTTCGGGCTGCTGCTCGCCCGGCAGGACCGCCGCACCGGGCTCGCCCTCACCGCCGGGTCGGCGCTCGGCACGGTCCTGATCGTGTACGGGGTGGTGCCGGCCTTCGCGCCGGACGGGCAGTACCTGTACGCGAGCCAGGTCACCGGTGCGTACGGGCTCCTCGACGGCTGGCACGTGAAGGTGCTGACCGTCCTGCTGCTGCTCGCGGTGACCGGTGGGCTCGTCGTGCGGAGCCCGCTCGCCCTGCTGCTCCTGCCGACCCTTGCCTGGCGGTTCACCTCCGCCAACCCGGCCCACTGGGAGCCGGGTCTGCACTACTCGGCGGTCCTCGTGCCGATCGCGCTCGCCGCGCTCGTCGACGCCCTGCGCCGGGGCGTACGGCTGCCGCTCTCCGTGCCCGTGGCCGTCGCGCTCCTGCTGCTGCCCGCGCAGCCACTTGCCTCCCTCGCCACGCCGGGCTTCTGGCGGGAGAGCCCCCGGGAGGCCGCGGCCCGCGAGGCCCTGGCGCTCGTCCCCGACGGGGTTCGGGTCGCGGCGAGCAACAGCCTCGCCCCGCACCTGACCGACCGGGCGACCGTGCACCTCGTCGCGGACGGGGTGCTCGGCCGGAGCCCCGCCGTGGAGTGGGTCGTGGCGGACCGGACGGAGGCCTGGCCTGCGGGTGCGGTCGGGCGGGTGCTGCGCCAGGCCGTGGGCCAGGGGTGGCGGGTCGTGCGGGACGAGGCCGGGATCGTCGTACTCGTCCGTCAGCGGGCGTAG
- a CDS encoding FadD3 family acyl-CoA ligase, whose product MRGDLEWGTIPGLVRAAAERYGAREAVVDGRVRVTYAELGERVERAAAACIATGVRAGDRVAIWAPNTLDWIVSALGAVSAGAVLVPLNTRFKGTEAAHVLQRSRARLLFVTGTFLGTSYVASLRRSGVALPHLEKAVVLGDTAPDDAGWTTWKAFLAEGDRVPAARVRARADAIDPSDPSDIIYTSGTTGRPKGAVIGHAQSLRCYEVWSELAGLREGDRYLVVNPFFHTFGYKAGILACLMRGAVIVPQPVFTVDTVLANIAAERITVLPGPPTLHQSLLDHPARAAHDLSSLRLVVTGAAVVPLRLVERLRTELGIGTVLTAYGLSEASGLVTMCRRDDPAGTVATTSGRPVPDTEVRLSPTGEVLVRGHHVMRGYFEDEEATAAAIDEDGWLRTGDVGVLDEAGNLRITDRLKDMFIVGGFNAYPAEIEQLLGLHPDIADVAVVGIPDRRLGEVGKAFAVRRAGARVTADDLIAWSRREMANYKVPREVEFVTELPRNASGKVVKGELRARTDAAPDGAEADTAADATAEAAAG is encoded by the coding sequence ATGCGCGGCGACCTGGAGTGGGGCACGATTCCCGGGCTCGTACGGGCGGCGGCCGAGCGGTACGGGGCGCGGGAGGCCGTCGTCGACGGACGCGTCCGCGTCACCTACGCCGAACTCGGCGAGCGCGTCGAGCGGGCGGCCGCCGCCTGCATCGCCACCGGGGTACGGGCGGGGGACCGGGTGGCGATCTGGGCGCCCAACACCCTCGACTGGATCGTCTCGGCGCTCGGCGCCGTCTCCGCGGGCGCCGTCCTCGTCCCCCTGAACACCCGCTTCAAGGGCACCGAGGCGGCCCACGTCCTCCAGCGCTCCCGGGCCCGCCTGCTCTTCGTCACCGGCACCTTCCTCGGCACCTCGTACGTGGCCTCCCTGCGCCGCTCGGGCGTCGCGCTCCCGCACCTGGAGAAGGCCGTCGTCCTCGGCGACACCGCGCCCGACGACGCGGGCTGGACGACCTGGAAGGCCTTCCTCGCGGAGGGCGACCGGGTCCCGGCCGCGCGGGTGCGCGCCCGGGCCGACGCGATCGACCCCTCCGACCCCTCCGACATCATCTACACCTCAGGCACCACCGGCCGGCCCAAGGGGGCCGTCATCGGCCACGCCCAGAGCCTGCGCTGCTACGAGGTCTGGTCCGAGCTCGCCGGCCTCCGGGAGGGCGACCGCTACCTCGTCGTCAACCCGTTCTTCCACACCTTCGGGTACAAGGCCGGGATCCTCGCCTGCCTCATGCGCGGTGCCGTGATCGTCCCGCAGCCCGTCTTCACCGTGGACACGGTCCTCGCCAACATCGCCGCCGAGCGCATCACGGTCCTCCCCGGGCCGCCCACCCTTCACCAGTCCCTCCTGGACCACCCCGCCCGCGCGGCCCACGACCTCTCCTCGCTCCGCCTCGTCGTGACGGGCGCGGCGGTGGTCCCGCTCCGGCTCGTCGAACGCCTCCGCACCGAACTGGGGATCGGCACGGTCCTCACGGCGTACGGCCTCTCCGAGGCGAGCGGCCTCGTCACCATGTGCCGCCGCGACGACCCGGCCGGGACGGTCGCCACGACCTCGGGCCGGCCCGTACCCGACACCGAGGTCAGGCTCTCGCCGACCGGCGAGGTCCTCGTCCGCGGGCACCACGTCATGCGCGGCTACTTCGAGGACGAGGAGGCGACGGCGGCGGCGATCGACGAGGACGGCTGGCTGCGCACGGGGGACGTCGGGGTCCTGGACGAGGCGGGGAACCTGCGGATCACGGACCGGCTGAAGGACATGTTCATCGTGGGCGGCTTCAACGCCTATCCGGCCGAGATCGAGCAACTCCTGGGCCTGCACCCCGACATAGCGGACGTCGCGGTCGTCGGGATCCCCGACCGGAGGCTCGGCGAGGTCGGCAAGGCCTTCGCGGTGCGCCGGGCGGGGGCGCGGGTGACGGCGGACGACCTGATCGCCTGGTCGCGGCGGGAGATGGCGAACTACAAGGTGCCGCGGGAGGTCGAGTTCGTGACGGAGCTGCCGAGGAACGCGAGCGGGAAGGTGGTGAAGGGGGAGCTGCGGGCGAGAACGGACGCGGCGCCGGACGGGGCAGAGGCGGATACGGCGGCCGATGCGACGGCGGAGGCGGCGGCGGGCTGA
- a CDS encoding lipid-transfer protein — protein MLKDATAIVGIGQTAFAKHLPESEKALACRAILAALDDAGIDPSEVDGFASYTMEETDEVEVAKAIGAGDVTFFSKVGYGGGGSCATVGHLAAAVATGQASVGVAWRSRKRGSGPRPWKNTAAQLPTPGQWTRPFGLLRPADEIGMLARRYMHEYGATRDHLFNVALACRNRANQNPSAIMYERPLTREMYMTSRWISEPLCLFDNCLETDGALACVIVSAERARDCRQKPVYVHSAAQGLPAQHHGMVNYWNDDPLSGPAWTAARHLWKQADFGPEDVDVAQIYDAFTPLVPLSLEGYGFCGRGEGAAFTEGGALEIGGRLPLNTGGGGLSEAYVHGFNLINEGVKQLRGSSTAQVPDAATCLVTAGEGVPTSAILLRA, from the coding sequence GTGCTCAAGGACGCCACGGCCATCGTCGGCATAGGACAGACCGCCTTCGCGAAACACCTCCCCGAGTCCGAGAAGGCCCTCGCCTGCCGGGCGATCCTCGCCGCCCTCGACGACGCCGGGATCGACCCCTCCGAGGTCGACGGCTTCGCCTCGTACACGATGGAGGAGACGGACGAGGTCGAGGTCGCCAAGGCCATCGGCGCCGGCGACGTCACCTTCTTCTCCAAGGTCGGCTACGGCGGCGGCGGCTCCTGCGCCACCGTCGGCCACCTCGCCGCCGCCGTCGCCACCGGCCAGGCGAGCGTCGGCGTCGCCTGGCGCTCCCGGAAGCGGGGCTCCGGCCCCCGCCCCTGGAAGAACACCGCCGCCCAGCTGCCCACCCCCGGCCAGTGGACCCGCCCCTTCGGGCTGCTCCGCCCCGCCGACGAGATCGGCATGCTCGCCCGCCGCTACATGCACGAGTACGGCGCCACCCGCGACCACCTCTTCAACGTCGCGCTCGCCTGCCGCAACCGCGCCAACCAGAACCCCTCCGCGATCATGTACGAGCGGCCCCTGACCCGCGAGATGTACATGACCTCCCGCTGGATCAGCGAGCCGCTCTGCCTCTTCGACAACTGCCTGGAGACCGACGGCGCCCTCGCCTGCGTCATCGTCTCCGCCGAACGCGCCCGCGACTGCCGCCAGAAGCCGGTCTACGTCCACTCCGCCGCCCAGGGCCTGCCCGCCCAGCATCACGGCATGGTCAACTACTGGAACGACGACCCGCTCTCCGGACCCGCCTGGACCGCCGCCCGACACCTCTGGAAACAGGCCGACTTCGGCCCCGAGGACGTCGACGTCGCCCAGATCTACGACGCCTTCACCCCGCTCGTCCCGCTCTCCCTGGAGGGCTACGGCTTCTGCGGCCGCGGCGAGGGCGCCGCGTTCACCGAAGGCGGCGCCCTGGAGATCGGCGGCCGGCTGCCCCTCAACACCGGCGGCGGCGGACTGAGCGAGGCGTACGTCCACGGCTTCAACCTCATCAACGAGGGCGTGAAGCAGCTCCGCGGCAGCTCCACCGCCCAAGTGCCCGACGCCGCCACCTGCCTGGTCACGGCCGGCGAGGGCGTCCCCACCTCCGCGATCCTCCTTCGAGCCTGA
- a CDS encoding sensor histidine kinase — protein sequence MAVVAEWWRRYGQAVASGLAAWCVVAAAVVWLEAEDQAVGPLPWVIPEVLSTDRVGPQIAFLAWPGFALGAAGVAATGWLAGSGHARAARLRATAVALLTSGALLATCTQWLVRENPLKPWLVAEEAYRWGLMFIGPSTGLLTAAAVAMALGGGAGRLPYRSRTVLVAAATTGGLFAATIEVLRRAQPEHQEPWSNTYWVALITGVPLVAVLTGILVHVTATRSLRPVEAIRRELADITGQSLDRRVPVPPTEDVIARLAVTTNDTLDRLEQASARQHQFVADAAHELRSPLAGLRAQLETALRHPDSVTDWPEVVAGAAADVVRLQALTDDLLLLASHRATAPAGEPVDLAALAEDLVREHEHLPDATGLLLTCGAPAAPALVHGNPTRLERLLRNLLANACRHAETRVEVTVVDDGSRAVLTVTDDGPGIPPADRARVFDRFTRLDASRTRTSGGAGLGLPIARDIATHHGGTLTIEDSAHGARLVACFPKGARPSG from the coding sequence GTGGCGGTCGTGGCTGAGTGGTGGCGGAGGTACGGGCAGGCGGTGGCGTCCGGACTCGCGGCCTGGTGCGTCGTTGCGGCGGCGGTGGTCTGGCTGGAGGCGGAGGACCAGGCGGTGGGGCCGCTCCCCTGGGTGATCCCCGAGGTGCTGTCCACCGACCGGGTGGGCCCGCAGATCGCGTTCCTCGCCTGGCCCGGCTTCGCGCTCGGGGCGGCGGGCGTGGCCGCGACCGGCTGGCTCGCGGGCAGCGGACACGCGCGGGCGGCGCGGCTCAGGGCCACGGCCGTGGCCCTCCTCACCTCCGGGGCACTCCTCGCCACCTGCACCCAATGGCTGGTCCGCGAGAACCCGCTCAAGCCCTGGCTGGTCGCGGAGGAGGCGTACCGCTGGGGGCTGATGTTCATCGGCCCCTCCACGGGCCTGCTCACGGCCGCGGCCGTGGCGATGGCGCTCGGCGGCGGCGCGGGCCGGCTGCCGTACCGCAGCCGTACGGTCCTGGTGGCGGCGGCCACGACCGGTGGGCTGTTCGCGGCGACCATCGAGGTCCTGCGCCGGGCGCAGCCGGAGCACCAGGAGCCGTGGAGCAACACGTACTGGGTCGCGCTGATCACCGGGGTGCCGCTCGTCGCCGTGCTCACGGGGATACTCGTCCACGTCACCGCGACGCGCTCGCTGCGCCCCGTCGAGGCGATCCGCCGCGAGCTGGCCGACATCACGGGCCAGTCGTTGGACCGCCGGGTCCCGGTCCCGCCGACGGAGGACGTCATCGCCCGGCTCGCGGTCACCACGAACGACACCCTCGACCGCCTGGAACAGGCCTCCGCCCGCCAGCACCAGTTCGTCGCGGACGCGGCGCACGAACTCCGCAGCCCGCTCGCGGGCCTGCGGGCCCAGCTGGAGACGGCCCTGCGCCACCCGGACTCGGTGACGGACTGGCCGGAGGTGGTGGCGGGCGCGGCGGCCGACGTCGTACGCCTCCAGGCTCTCACCGACGACCTGCTGCTCCTCGCCAGCCACCGGGCGACCGCGCCGGCGGGGGAGCCGGTGGACCTGGCGGCGCTGGCGGAGGACCTGGTCCGCGAGCACGAGCACCTCCCGGACGCGACGGGCCTCCTCCTCACCTGCGGGGCTCCGGCGGCCCCGGCGCTCGTCCACGGCAACCCGACCCGCCTGGAACGCCTCCTCCGCAACCTCCTGGCGAACGCCTGCCGCCACGCGGAGACGCGGGTCGAGGTCACGGTGGTGGACGACGGCTCCCGGGCGGTGCTCACGGTGACGGACGACGGCCCGGGCATCCCGCCCGCCGACCGCGCCCGCGTCTTCGACCGCTTCACCCGCCTCGACGCCTCCCGCACCCGCACCTCGGGCGGCGCGGGCCTGGGCCTCCCCATCGCCCGCGACATCGCCACCCACCACGGCGGCACCCTGACGATCGAGGACTCGGCGCACGGGGCGCGCCTGGTGGCGTGCTTCCCGAAGGGCGCTCGCCCGTCCGGATGA